From Leptospira congkakensis, one genomic window encodes:
- a CDS encoding SpoIIE family protein phosphatase, with the protein MKRETLFWDLTLKLEAFTHTVPVPFAVYYAIITQKMEPAHWRIFIALCVVFATGIGLLGTFVRQLLLKYVYAKIERISIPKPGVPLSKEEFEYAKSVKILLFRYPLLEAIIIVIRWLSGVIPISLLFFHLVAYMPSVARSAIFTFVMIAPISFVTYYFISESCIRRLFDLPQIKNIELQERDIPKFNYFSRILVAFFSLAALPFVIFSYILYSLAMGEIAVTDPMIPIVTVSFIFIVPLIVCSYVVARSVNEGLNETSRSLGELSKGNFDVVVTPKSSDDFAKQAFYLNSVITKLKEMYEEITNLNEGLEEKVTLRTNELNQSLQDISKLKIQQDGDYFLTYQLLSPLAINDVVSNQLEVDHLVRQKKVFEYKDVRYDIGGDINISHSIVLQKRKFLLFANADAMGKSMQGAGGALVFGAVFQSIVQRTKTNPGYEQTGPEDWLKSSLQEMHQIFEAFDGTMLVSLTMGLIEEDTGKLYFLNAEHPPIVLYRKEKAEYLQAEVSYRKLGTLGATPIQNIMKFQLESEDVLIVGSDGKDDLLHLDDTGKWEINSDEQMFLNLVESTKGNLLAITKQIESLGQVIDDISLIRIHYAPKLPS; encoded by the coding sequence GTGAAACGAGAAACTCTATTCTGGGATCTAACCCTAAAACTCGAAGCGTTCACTCATACGGTTCCTGTGCCCTTCGCAGTCTATTATGCCATCATCACACAAAAAATGGAACCGGCACATTGGCGAATCTTCATTGCCCTTTGTGTAGTGTTCGCCACAGGAATCGGTCTCCTAGGAACTTTTGTCCGCCAACTTTTACTCAAATACGTATATGCTAAAATTGAAAGGATTTCCATTCCAAAACCTGGAGTGCCTTTGTCAAAAGAAGAATTCGAATATGCTAAATCGGTTAAAATCCTTCTTTTTCGATACCCATTATTAGAAGCCATCATCATTGTAATACGTTGGTTATCTGGTGTAATTCCGATTAGTCTTTTGTTTTTCCATTTAGTGGCTTATATGCCTTCAGTTGCTCGCTCTGCCATTTTTACCTTTGTCATGATTGCACCCATTTCCTTTGTAACTTATTATTTTATTTCCGAAAGTTGTATTCGTCGTTTGTTTGATCTTCCACAAATCAAAAATATAGAACTCCAAGAAAGGGACATTCCCAAGTTCAATTATTTCTCAAGGATTCTCGTCGCCTTTTTTAGTCTGGCGGCTCTTCCATTTGTTATTTTTTCTTATATTTTATATTCATTAGCAATGGGTGAAATTGCTGTTACAGATCCAATGATCCCCATTGTCACTGTTTCCTTTATTTTTATCGTTCCTCTCATCGTATGTTCTTATGTGGTTGCCAGATCAGTAAATGAGGGTCTAAACGAAACAAGTAGATCTTTAGGAGAATTATCCAAAGGAAATTTTGATGTAGTGGTCACTCCCAAATCCAGTGATGATTTCGCCAAACAAGCATTTTATCTTAATTCTGTGATTACGAAACTAAAAGAGATGTATGAAGAAATCACAAATCTCAACGAAGGATTAGAGGAAAAAGTTACTCTAAGAACCAACGAACTCAACCAATCCTTACAAGACATTAGCAAACTTAAAATTCAACAAGATGGAGATTACTTTCTCACCTATCAGTTATTAAGCCCTCTGGCAATCAACGATGTGGTTTCAAACCAATTAGAAGTGGATCATCTTGTTCGACAAAAAAAAGTTTTTGAATATAAAGACGTAAGATATGATATAGGGGGAGATATCAATATCTCTCATTCCATTGTTTTACAAAAACGAAAGTTTTTACTTTTTGCCAATGCAGACGCCATGGGAAAGTCAATGCAAGGGGCTGGTGGTGCCCTAGTATTTGGGGCCGTATTCCAATCGATTGTCCAAAGAACAAAAACAAATCCAGGGTATGAACAAACTGGACCAGAAGACTGGTTAAAATCCAGCCTACAAGAAATGCATCAGATCTTCGAAGCCTTTGATGGAACGATGCTTGTTTCACTAACGATGGGCCTAATCGAAGAAGATACAGGAAAATTATACTTTTTGAATGCAGAACACCCACCCATTGTTTTGTATAGAAAGGAAAAAGCTGAATACCTCCAAGCAGAGGTTTCTTACAGAAAACTAGGTACCTTAGGCGCGACACCCATCCAAAACATAATGAAATTCCAATTGGAATCGGAAGATGTGCTCATCGTTGGCTCCGATGGAAAAGACGACTTACTCCATTTAGATGACACTGGCAAATGGGAAATCAACTCGGATGAACAAATGTTTCTGAATCTTGTTGAATCCACAAAAGGCAATTTACTCGCCATTACCAAACAAATTGAATCCTTAGGGCAAGTCATCGATGATATTTCTTTGATCAGAATCCACTACGCGCCCAAATTACCTTCCTGA
- a CDS encoding methyl-accepting chemotaxis protein: protein MRKNLPVTDQEIEFSEGTKITSKTDLKGIITYVNADFLRVSGYSEEELLGEPHNLIRHPDMPKLAFQDLWDTIKAENSWVGVVKNRAKSGDFYWVDANVSPIYEDGKHVGYMSVRTKATREQIRAAESLYNKINSGKWKPEKIGILAGMSTRTTFLIQTIVSGFLLVLFSQKSNLNFPYLSDPLYLGIGFAIFFLVAGFGYRKVARNSQSYLRAKEYLENLNRGKLKFDVDMENVGEYSDLLNLIRKTQVEFRGMISQLIGNAEIVKSQISGLTHAVEHIHVAFQELSNAMFTLADSSNITRESSESIFHQMDSLNHLIGSIRSESNTVQVESTEAYEFSILGKERSDKAITQFNKAKKQIIKTSETIKDLGEKTKVIRKITETIAAISEKTNLLSLNASIESARAGEAGKGFAVVAGEVGKLAEQSNKSVKEISAFIAELTSKILQTVTDIQDGLNEVEVGSLEFETVQIEMDKILKNAEETKVSAEKIHGSTEGTESMSGSVLGNIEKIQTQLVHTSSIVEELSAAANEQKQTIAAIEGSISNLVQVADRLDSVAFRFQF, encoded by the coding sequence ATGCGCAAGAATCTGCCCGTAACTGACCAAGAAATCGAGTTCTCTGAAGGAACAAAGATCACTTCCAAAACAGATTTAAAAGGAATCATCACTTATGTGAATGCAGATTTTTTACGTGTCAGTGGATATTCGGAAGAGGAACTCCTCGGTGAACCACACAATCTCATCCGTCATCCCGATATGCCTAAGTTAGCTTTCCAAGATTTGTGGGACACCATCAAGGCCGAAAACTCTTGGGTGGGTGTCGTCAAAAATCGAGCAAAGTCTGGTGATTTTTATTGGGTCGATGCCAATGTTTCTCCCATTTACGAAGACGGAAAACATGTGGGTTATATGTCAGTACGAACCAAGGCCACTAGAGAACAAATTCGCGCGGCTGAAAGTCTTTATAACAAAATCAATTCTGGAAAATGGAAACCAGAGAAGATAGGAATTTTGGCGGGAATGTCTACCCGGACAACATTTTTGATACAAACTATTGTTAGTGGATTTTTGCTCGTTTTGTTTTCTCAAAAATCAAATTTAAATTTTCCATATTTGAGTGATCCTTTGTATCTCGGAATTGGTTTTGCCATCTTTTTCCTTGTAGCGGGATTCGGTTATCGGAAGGTCGCAAGAAATTCTCAGTCGTATTTAAGGGCAAAAGAATATTTAGAGAATTTGAATCGGGGAAAACTCAAATTTGATGTGGATATGGAAAATGTTGGAGAATATTCGGATTTACTTAATTTGATTCGAAAAACGCAGGTAGAATTTCGGGGGATGATTTCTCAACTCATTGGGAATGCCGAAATTGTAAAATCGCAAATCTCTGGACTGACCCATGCTGTAGAACATATCCACGTTGCTTTTCAAGAACTTTCGAATGCTATGTTTACTCTTGCCGATTCTAGTAATATCACTCGGGAGAGTTCCGAAAGTATCTTTCATCAAATGGATTCTTTAAACCACCTAATTGGTAGTATACGATCGGAGTCCAATACAGTTCAGGTGGAATCAACAGAAGCCTATGAGTTTTCCATTTTGGGTAAGGAACGTTCTGACAAAGCCATAACTCAGTTCAATAAAGCCAAAAAACAAATTATCAAAACTTCGGAAACCATCAAAGATTTGGGTGAAAAAACAAAGGTCATTCGAAAAATTACAGAAACTATTGCCGCCATTTCTGAAAAAACCAACTTACTATCCTTAAACGCATCCATCGAATCAGCAAGGGCAGGTGAAGCAGGAAAAGGTTTTGCCGTGGTTGCTGGTGAAGTGGGGAAACTCGCAGAACAGTCGAACAAATCTGTAAAAGAAATTTCTGCTTTTATCGCCGAGTTGACATCCAAAATTTTACAAACAGTGACTGATATCCAAGACGGACTGAACGAAGTAGAAGTCGGATCCTTAGAGTTTGAAACCGTTCAAATAGAAATGGATAAAATTTTAAAGAACGCAGAAGAAACCAAAGTCAGTGCAGAAAAAATTCATGGTTCCACAGAAGGGACAGAGTCAATGTCGGGTAGTGTTTTAGGAAATATTGAAAAAATCCAAACCCAACTGGTTCATACTTCTTCTATCGTTGAAGAGTTGTCAGCTGCCGCCAATGAACAAAAACAAACCATTGCTGCTATTGAAGGATCCATTTCCAATTTGGTACAAGTAGCAGATCGATTGGACTCTGTGGCATTTCGATTTCAGTTTTAA